The following are encoded in a window of Cryptomeria japonica unplaced genomic scaffold, Sugi_1.0 HiC_scaffold_921, whole genome shotgun sequence genomic DNA:
- the LOC131872960 gene encoding probable inactive purple acid phosphatase 9, whose product MSFGIEQKRAFFVLVVSVLIIGFANGVKLEAFPKILNSSGDNITLRWEDISSPSGKDWVGIYSPPDSADDRFIGFIYLSSCPNWKKGSCSINLPLINLRSPYEFRIFHWDNSINARPVHGDRNPLPSTAHFLAKSQSVTFRNLNDPAQLHLAFTSNQDEMRVMFVTKDDLKSYVQYGLGEEGLDEVAEAVSITYKQSDMCDAPANTNLGWRDPGYIHDAVMQRLKPGKRYFYQVRCKKIFFGSLFGSSRVSSFGVSGMERNTILLLVVKDMTSFTK is encoded by the coding sequence ATGAGTTTCGGCATTGAACAAAAGCGTGCATTTTTCGTGTTGGTGGTTTCAGTCCTCATAATTGGTTTTGCCAATGGTGTAAAACTGGAAGCATTTCCAAAGATATTGAACAGTTCAGGAGATAACATCACCTTGCGATGGGAAGACATATCCTCTCCTTCAGGCAAGGACTGGGTGGGCATTTATTCCCCTCCCGACTCGGCAGATGACCGCTTCATAGGCTTCATTTATCTATCCTCATGCCCAAATTGGAAAAAGGGTTCCTGTTCCATAAATCTTCCCCTTATCAATCTTAGATCTCCTTATGAATTCAGAATATTTCATTGGGACAATTCTATCAATGCAAGACCTGTGCACGGCGATCGCAATCCCCTGCCCTCCACTGCTCATTTCCTGGCCAAAAGCCAGTCTGTCACATTTAGGAATCTGAATGATCCAGCTCAGCTCCATCTGGCATTCACGTCCAATCAAGACGAGATGCGTGTCATGTTTGTGACAAAAGATGATCTCAAAAGCTATGTGCAATATGGGCTTGGAGAGGAGGGGCTGGATGAGGTTGCAGAGGCTGTGTCCATCACTTACAAGCAGTCGGACATGTGTGATGCGCCTGCTAATACTAATCTGGGATGGAGAGATCCGGGATACATTCATGATGCTGTTATGCAGAGATTGAAGCCTGGAAAGCGTTATTTTTATCAGGTAAGATGCAAAAAGATTTTTTTTGGGTCATTATTTGGCTCTTCAAGAGTTTCATCTTTTGGGGTGTCGGGGATGGAGAGAAATACCATTTTGCTTCTTGTGGTCAAAGATATGACATCATTCACAAAATAG